One segment of Sander vitreus isolate 19-12246 chromosome 20, sanVit1, whole genome shotgun sequence DNA contains the following:
- the LOC144535500 gene encoding basal body-orientation factor 1-like, which produces MPKKKVAKVKRAKAGKGKKESKQESKTDKESDIDKAKANAALWELRLQVNDQSLVQYREACSKLARANEELTNQLYRAEKDTIDITGFLKRQDAAKDEKINTLQKKLKSQEASAQEEHKKLVYDYTVQINEMKELFRKKSSDFNMIQDGMKKIKQFEKSKAQMEQELSDIRESMEVADKEHRENLNKMQYKFFKEKDRLEREAERTIALVVERAHNEAIVQLDDASRSVFKENVRLNEALKYHIKEAEDLQILTNSMAKENASLEMDKNTFELMVKKNAAQMEAQKKEISKLRAKVASLEQTLELEAGEAEREEKKEKEKYLVSIQASQVELEKLQKVLSMRESELGHVKRLASTIVEQRTELEQFFHEALAQVKQEIMASRLQYKKEALQAYRCRVREATAGKLKFPPIRTFHRGTRSTNSVYSDMEAAARWTHQPDSKVEISDLTWEQKEQVLRLLFAKMNRQRERKASQHLALSASSEKKSLIDSDAAGIREELSPAIFITQAPEPVLLSNPNSLPDIHNTT; this is translated from the exons ATGCCGAAGAAGAAAGTCGCCAAAGTAAAGAGGGCGAAAGCCGG taaaggaaagaaagaaagcaagcaGGAGTCAAAAACGGACAAAGAGTCCGACATCGACAAAGCCAAGGCCAACGCTGCGCTTTGGGAGCTGAGGTTACAAGTCAACGACCAGTCGCTCGTGCAGTACCGCGAGGCTTGCAGCAAGTTGGCACGCGCAAACGAAGAGCTCACCAACCAACTGTACCGCGCGGAGAAGGACACAATCGATATAACTGGCTTTCTGAAGAGACAAGATGCAGCTAAAGATGAGAAG ATCAATACGCTGCAGAAAAAACTCAAAAGCCAAGAGGCAAGTGCACAGGAAGAGCACAAAAAACTG GTTTATGATTACACAGTTCAAATCAATGAGATGAAGGAACTGTTCAGAAAGAAGTCCAGTGACTTTAACATGATCCAGGATGGGATGAAGAAAATTAAGCAGTTTGAGAAGAGTAAAGCCCAGATGGAGCAGGAGCTCAGTGAt attagagAAAGCATGGAAGTTGCTGACAAGGAGCACAGGGAAAACCTAAACAAAATGCAGTATAAATTCTTCAAAGAAAAG GATCGCCTGGAGAGGGAAGCTGAGCGAACGATAGCGCTGGTGGTGGAGAGGGCCCACAATGAAGccattgt GCAGTTGGACGATGCCTCACGCTCTGTGTTCAAGGAGAACGTCCGTCTCAATGAAGCGCTGAAATATCACATAAAGGAGGCAGAGGACCTGCAGATATTGACAAATTCAATGGCTAAGGAGAATGCCTCCCTGGAAATGGACAAG AACACGTTTGAGTTGatggtaaagaaaaatgcagctCAGATGGAGGCCCAAAAAAAGGAGATATCTAAACTGAGGGCCAAGGTCGCTTCCCTGGAGCAGACCCTGGAGCTAGAAGCTGGGGAGgctgagagagaggagaagaaggagaaggagaagtacCTGGTCAGCATCCAGGCCAGCCAGGTAGAGTTGGAGAAGCTGCAGAAAGTGCTTTCCATGCGGGAGAGCGAACTGGGGCACGTCAAGCGGCTAGCAAGCACCATTGTAGAGCAGCGCACAGAGCTGGAGCAGTTCTTCCATGAGGCACTGGCTCAGGTGAAGCAGGAGATCATGGCCAGCAGGTTGCAATACAAAAAGGAGGCACTACAGGCTTATCGCTGTAGGGTGAGAGAAGCCACAGCCGGAAAACTAAAATTCCCACCCATCCGCACCTTTCATAGAGGCACCCGCAGTACCAACTCTGTCTATTCAGACATGGAGGCGGCTGCAAGGTG GACTCATCAACCAGACAGCAAAGTTGAAATCTCAGATCTCACTTGGGAGCAGAAGGAACAAGTGCTCAGGCTTCTCTTTGCTAAAATGAATAGACAGAGGGAAAG GAAAGCCAGCCAGCATCTGGCTTTGTCTGCCTCCTCGGAGAAGAAGAGCCTTATTGACAGCGATGCTGCCGG AATTAGAGAGGAGCTCTCCCCGGCGATCTTCATAACCCAGGCGCCTGAGCCCGTGTTGCTCTCAAACCCAAACAGCCTGCCGGATATACACAACACCACATGA
- the aldh6a1 gene encoding methylmalonate-semialdehyde/malonate-semialdehyde dehydrogenase [acylating], mitochondrial gives MATTALRSVLKAKLPFKVGRMCYSSSVPTTKLFINGKFVESNTSEWLDIHNPATNEVIACVPKATQEEMLAAMDSCSRAFHSWSKTSILTRQQVFLRYQQLIKDNIKELAKAITVEQGKTLADAEGDVFRGLQVVEHACSITSLMLGETMPSITKDMDTYTYRLPIGVCAGIAPFNFPAMIPLWMFPMGMVCGNTYLLKPSERVPACAMLLARMLQDAGAPDGTLNIIHGQHAAVNFICDHPAVKAISFVGSNQAGEYIYERGSKHGKRVQSNMGAKNHGVVMPDANKENTLNQLVGAAFGAAGQRCMALSAAILVGEARSWLPELVERSKALRVNAGDQPGADVGPLISPQAKERVCSLIQSGVDEGATVLLDGRNVKVKGYEKGNFVGPTIISNVTPEMKCYTEEIFGPVLVVLEADTLDDAINLVNRNLYGNGTAIFTTNGATARKYTHEVDVGQVGVNVPIPVPLPMFSFTGSRGSFRGDINFYGKQGIQFYTQIKTVTSQWKAEDATLKSPAVTMPTMGR, from the exons ATGGCGACAACAGCATTAAGATCTGTACTAAAGGCAAAG CTCCCATTCAAAGTTGGCCGCATGTGCTACTCTTCCTCAGTG CCCACCACCAAGCTGTTCATTAATGGGAAGTTTGTTGAATCCAATACGTCAGAATGGCTGGATATTCACAATCCA GCTACCAATGAGGTGATCGCCTGTGTACCCAAAGCCACCCAGGAGGAGATGTTGGCTGCCATGGACTCGTGCTCCAGAGCCTTTCACTCCTGGTCTAAGACCTCCATCTTGACTCGGCAGCAGGTCTTTCTGCGCTATCAGCAGCTTATCAAGGACAACATT AAAGAACTTGCCAAGGCCATCACAGTGGAACAGGGCAAGACCCTTGCAGATGCAGAGGGGGATGTGTTCAGAGGGTTGC AGGTTGTGGAGCATGCCTGCAGCATCACCTCTCTGATGCTCGGTGAAACCATGCCCTCCATCACCAAGGACATGGACACCTACACCTACCGCCTGCCCATTGGGGTGTGTGCCGGCATCGCACCCTTCAACTTCCCTGCCATGATCCCTTTGTGGATGTTCCCCATGGGCATGGTGTGCGGCAACACCTACCTGCTGAAGCCTTCAGAGCGGGTGCCCGCCTGCGCAATGCTGCTAGCCAGGATGCTGCAGGATGCCGGTGCTCCAGACGGGACGCTCAACATCATCCACGGCCAACACGCTG CTGTGAATTTCATCTGTGACCATCCGGCTGTCAAGGCAATCAGCTTTGTTGGCTCAAATCAAGCTGGGGAGTACATTTACGAGAGGGGCTCTAAACATGGCAAGAGGGTCCAGTCGAACATG GGAGCCAAGAACCATGGTGTGGTGATGCCTGATGCCAACAAGGAGAACACTCTGAACCAGCTTGTGGGTGCAGCGTTCGGGGCAGCAGGACAGCGCTGCATGGCTCTGTCCGCAGCCATCCTGGTGGGCGAGGCACGGAGCTGGCTGCCGGAGCTGGTGGAGCGCTCCAAGGCTCTACGCGTGAACGCAG GAGACCAGCCTGGTGCAGATGTGGGCCCTCTGATCTCCCCGCAGGCCAAGGAAAGAGTCTGCAGTCTGATCCAGAGTGGTGTGGATGAGGGCGCTACCGTGCTCCTAGATGGCCGAAACGTCAAGGTCAAGGGTTACGAGAAAGGCAACTTTGTGGGTCCCACCATCATCAGCAATGTCACA CCTGAGATGAAGTGCTACACTGAAGAGATCTTCGGGCCTGTGTTGGTTGTTCTCGAGGCAGACACTCTGGATGATGCCATCAATTTGGTCAACAGGAACCTCTATGGCAACGGTACAGCTATCTTCACCACAAATGGCGCCACTGCACGCAAATACACTCACGAGGTGGACGTGGGCCAG gttggagtcaaTGTTCCTATCCCTGTCCCACTGCCTATGTTCTCCTTTACTGGATCAAGAGGATCCTTCCGAGGGGACATAAACTTCTACGGAAAACaa GGCATCCAGTTCTACACACAGATCAAAACTGTAACCTCACAATGGAAAGCTGAAGATGCCACCTTGAAAAGTCCTGCAGTTACCATGCCGACCATGGGACGCTAA